The genome window GAATTAGCCACATCGTAGTGGGACTTTTTGGAATTAGCCACATCGTAGTGGGACTTTAGAATTAGCCACATCGTAGTGGGACTTTTAgaatttgggctttctttgagttttgccGTCAAGCCAAATGATGTTGGGCTTTTGTGGGGATAGTGTAATTTTGCGGCCCAATTTTGGTAGTGATATGATGAGCATATTTTGTGGAGAATTTAAGTTGGATGATATGTGAGATATAATAAGTAATATTTGTGAGGGGGCCCATGGCAATTTATGGGCTTGGGTACGAAGTATTTGTGAAGGCTCAATAACATGGATaatatttgggtaatatatatgggaaatatttatgtgggttttaAATAATGTGTGGGCTCatgtgggtattttgtgagTGGGCCAATAAAATCAAGACCcgaaaatttgtacctcaacatttagccccccgagtcACATGTGAGTAGTTTCTGCTTTGGTCATACGTGCGAGTTTGAAATTTGGTAGCAATTATGAATAGTGGGCCTCTACAATTTTCCCATGTCCAGTACCTTCCCACATTCAGCACTTGGTGGGTCTTCAATTACTCCTCAGGTTTATGGCATTAAATGCTGGTCTCTTCTCCATGTCTTGTCATCTGTACCCTTCACGCTTACCAATAAAGGGTTGGCCTTGGctattcattcttttattttttgcttggaCCAAAAAACAGAGTGAGAAACGCAGAGAGagcatcttttcttctttccttttctattttcGACCAAGGGTGATAGAATAGTTTCAACCAAGGTAGAGAGAGTGACTGAGATTTTTGgccaaacagagagagaaataaagcattttcttattcttttccaTTGCCTTCGAccaagagtgagagagagagagagcggcGGCCAGGGTTTAGTAAGGGACTGCATCACTTCTCTTTTTCCTTAATGATTTCAGCCAAAGGAGAGAAAGACCCATAATTTTTTCTTGCTCCCCGTGGTGGCCGTGGGTATTCTTCTgctccttttctctttttcttgagaaaaaaaaaaaaaaaaaaagcacctcTAGTTCTGTAAGTCATGGCTGAAGGAGAAGAACCGCTGGGTCCTAGTGGTGCCAACACTGCTGGGGTGACTGTGCCAGAAAAAGATGCTACGGCTGGGGGTGTAGCTATGGTAGCTGTTGGGAGTGATGATGTGAAGGTTAGACCAGGGGAGCCCTTGCTGCCGTTACAAGACCCATGGTACTATTCATCCCTTCTATTCCCAACGGTTGGGGCCCCTGAGGTTAATCCACCTGGGGTGCCAAAGATATAGATTTTGAAAGGTGAAGCCCCCCGTCCAGAGACAGCGTGGGTCCCAGCTGCTACTGGTATACTTGACTTGCGGTTTCAGCGAAAGGAGTTCCTGTCGGCTCCTATTCAGTTCTTGTGCCCTTGTGGCACAACTAGTGGTTGGTCTGACTGGGTGGAGCAAGAAGTTACTGATGAAGGTTTTTGCCAAATTTTGAGGGATGCCAGAATATTCGAAGCCGTGGTCCTATCTCATGGGTGGAACATGTATAGAGATGTGATGGCACTCCGGTTCATGGTACATCGTTGGCACACTGATATCCACACTTTTTTCTTCCCTTGGGGTGAGACCACGGTCACACTTGAAGATGTGGAAAGGATATGCTTGCTGCCCAACATGGGAGATGTCAATCCTTTAGAATTGAAGTTGTCTGATGTAGAACTTGAGAATGCCTTTAAGTTTTTGGAGACGTTTAGAGGTACCTCCGCTTCCTGGGGAGGTAATAGAGCTCGGTTTTCCTTTTGGATCTCTGAGTTTAGAAATTTTGGGAATGATGATGTCAGAAGAGCAGCATTCTTGGCTTTATGGATGAGTAAGTGTGTATTTAATACTGCCCCAATTCAGTTTGTGAAGCCTTTTACTTTTCCTTTAGCTGTAGTGTTGTGTAGAGGTGCGTCTTTGCCTTTAGGCACCCTGTGTTTAGGCACCTTATATTCTGAGCTAGATAAGTTGTGTAGTGATGAGCTTGAGGGATCTCCTTATCATATCATAGAGTCTAGTATCAATGTTGTACTGTTGCAAACTTTCATGTGGGAGCATTCGAAGGATTATGCTGATGTTTGTAAAGATGTTGGTGATGTAAAGGCAAGCAATTGGGTGATCAAACCTGCTGGTCCTGATGGTGAGCTTCAATTTCTTGGGTTTGAAGACGGCTTACCCTTATTGATGAAATGGATGGGGCTGAAAGTGTGGAACCTCCCTTTCATAACATTGTTGGATGATGGAGGCCACTTTGCTTGGAAGCCCTACTCATATGTTGCTGCTGGGTTTTAATGTCCAAACCTATTTTCAAGTGCCAGACCTGGATCCCAGGAGTTTAGGCTGAATGAGAATGAGAAGATCCCCAATCTCTTGCTCATCACATCGCCCTCATTTATCCCATACCCAAGAGGTGACAAATTTGGTTTAACACAGTACAACCCACATAGGGTCATGAGACAATTCAGGTTTGATCAGGATGTTCCAGATATTAACACCATAGTTTGTGCTTTGAGTGATGCAGTGCAACCATTAGTGCATGGTACAGCCCTAAAGTATTAGGCTAATAGAATAGAGAGAATTTTGGTCCCGAGCAGGCATCGTGAAGGGTATGCAACCCCAAGTATGAAATTGTATTGGAACAAAGTGATGAGTACCTTTGAAGGTTATGTGAAAAGCCGAGAAGTTGACGAGGTGGTGATAGGTCCTCCTCTTAAAGGGCTTTCTCCAAATGCCCAACTTATTCCAAACACAAAGGCAGCTTCAGCTTGGGCTGCTAGACAGAACTTGGGTTTTGCTGAATGGAGAGCTGATCTGAATGGCTGGGTGGTCCACGGGGGTGATGTTCCCGTGGAATGGAGTTAAAAGAACATTATTGTAAAAGCCCTCGAGTCCAACCCAACCACTGGTGCACCCAAAAGACCTTGTGGCAAATCACCTTCATCCACAGACAAGCCTAAGAAGGTGAGTCGACAAAAAGCAGGTGTTGAAAAGTCTAAGGCTGGCAGCCCCAAGCCCCCAGTGGTTGCTCAATCTAGCTCTGGTGCTGCTCAGGTTACTAAGTTCAGTGCCCCAGTTGATGCCCCTGCTAGCTCGTCATCACCAACGAAGCATTATAGAAGGAAAACCGGTGCTAGTAGGATACAGATCCTTGAAACTTCAGAAGAGGTATCTTTTCGAAACCCTTATCTTCTTACAGTCTTTCtattctgtttttcttttttcttttcttctttgccTTCATTCTTTGGCATTAACTGTGTGTTTTTATGGCTGTAACAGTCTGGTGAAGAAATGCAATCAGAGGAGCATGATTCTGAGGGTACGGCTGCTGATTTTGGTAAACTACTGTTCCTCACTTACGTTTCTTCTCGTGTTTCCTCTGCTGACGTCCTTTGTTCTCTAGGTCCAACTGATGAAGACATAGAGATGGCTGGTGAAGGCCCTACTGCTGCTGCCACTACTAGAGAAGCTGTTGCTGAGGAATCCAGCGAGGAATCTGCTGGTAAGGACCTGGATGTTGCTATTACTGTTGGAGAAGTTGTTGCTGGTATGCCCAGCCAAGGACAAGTTGTTCCTCCAACCGTTCATGATGCACATCATGACAAAGAACCTCCAGGTATGATAACTTTGAATTGTTCatgtgaatagtaaaataaacttcTTGTTCAATAACACTTGGCTGTGCGAATGCTTTTCTGATATTGATGAGGGTATAACCAtgcctcttttcttttgtagagTCACGGCCTGAGTCTTCTGGTGGTGCTGCTAAGGGAATGAGCCTTGAAGAATTTCTAGAAAGATTTGCagaagatgaagagaatgaaaaagtGGCAACTGACTTTCATCCTCTTTCAAGTAACACTGTCATATTCCAACGGTCAGAAATTCCGGTAGAAGGCCAGCCACTACTGGCAGCAATTATGAGGAAACACCCCCACTTCATAGCTGGATGTAAGTTAGGTGCCTCTTTGAGGAAATTTGGTCTTGAATTGCTTGTTGTAGTGCTGCTAGACATGCAGCGTACGAAGCTTGATAGTTCAAACTTGCAGAGAGTACTTGAGTGGAAAAATTCTCTTAAAGACTTGTTGTTCATGAAATTCGGCGTTCAATTCATCCTTGACAAGATTCGGGCTGCTGCTGAGGCTTGCATTACCCGAGATGATGAGTTCTCAAGGAAAATAGTTGATCTTGAGAGAGAAATAGCAGCAAAGAGAGCTGAGCTTGCACTTTTGCTAAGTCAGAGAGATGCATTGATGCAGTCATCGTTAGCTGGAGGTGCTTCCCCCTCAGCAGAGACCTTTGGCGATGGCTTATTTGACTAGCTTTTTCATCATTATTAGTAGTTTGGTATTTTGAAcagtttgtttttttagaatatGATGTAATGAGACATGTTatgtatttttgggtttgtttgacAATGTAGGCTGTGTTTTGTGCAGAGGTGCACCAGCCATGTGAACTTTATGTAGTAACTCAACATTTTGCCAGCTATGCAAGCTCTGTCTTTGTTTATGCATAAGTATATGAacttattttgtgaaaaatactTCATTTATCAAAGAATAATATATTCAAGCTAAAATATGGTCATGGAAGTCATATACATAGTTTTGAAAAATGCTTATTGTGTTTATGATCACTTTGGTTTAAAATGCCCAGCTATTAGGGCTGTAATCTTATTCACTGTTTAGAGTAAGCATATTTATGTATGGAAAATAGTATTAGAGTACTTGTAAGTATAAGAAATTCATGTTTGAGGCAAAAGGCAAAGCTTAATTCTTTATTGGCATAGTAGAAGTAGCTTAAGGCCATACAAAAGAGAGTTACTTGGCACATACTTGAAAGTCGAATTAAGCATAGTACAACTTAAGCCATTTGCCATTGATAGGTTCCGTGAGACTTTCGCCCTCCGTTGTAGCTAGACGATAATAACCGCTGGCACTGGCTTCCCTTATAAGATAGGGCCCTTCCCAACTTGGGGCAAACTTAGAGGGTGCTGAGAGATTCCTCTTGATATGATCTGCTGCCTTCAAAACCATTTGTTGTAAGCATTGGCCATTTGCTGCTGGTACCGCTGGGTGCAGTCATAGGCAAGATTTCGCGTCTCCTCCAAGATTTCAAGGTCTATAGTTCTGATTTCTACACAAGTGACCGCATCTATATTTGTTTCTTGTCCATGAATAACCCTTGGAGTGGGAACCAATAGCTCAACAGGAGATATAGCCTTAGTACCATATACAAGAGAGAACGGTGATAGTCCGATGGCTGTTTTGCTTGAACTTCGGTATGCCCACAGGGTTTCCAACAGGTGTTCTGTCCAGCCACCCTCATATTCATGCACCATCTTGCTGAGAATTCTCAATAGCACTCGGTTGGTGGCTTCCGCTTGACCTTTCCCTTGTGGATAATAAGGAGTGGACTTGCAGTGCTTGATGTGGCGATGGTCAAGTAATTTTCAGACATCCTTGTTGACAAAAGTAGTGCCATTATCAGTAACAATCTTGTAGGGAATGCCAAACCTACAGATTATGTGTTCTCGGATGAAATTGGCAACGGCTGGGCCTGTAGCCTTCTTTAGGGAGATGGCTTACACCCACTTTGTAAAGTATTTGGTGGCCACTAATATCCAAATATGACCCTTGGATGGTGGATTGATTGGGCCTATTAGGtcaagcccccaagtatgaaatGGCCAAGGAGTCATCATGTTTTGAAGGTTGGTGGACTTGGCAAGTGTGGCATGTTTTCACACATTCAGATGCATCTTGTTTCATTGTGGGCCAGAAATACCCCAGATTGAGTAGCTGCTGGAGAAGTCGCCTTTTGCCCTGATGGTCACCACACTCACCCGCATGCACCTCTTGCATAATCGATTGTGCTTCAGAGGTCCTTAGGCATCTCAAAGGCTCCCCATTGAACCCTTTCCTAAAAAGAATACCTCCTTCCACAAAATAGCGGGTAGCCAATTTTTTTAAGCGGTAGGCCTCTTCATGATTGTCAGGCAAAATGCCCTCTATGAGATACTCAAGGAAGGGTACACGCCAATCGTTGGTGGTAAAGATTGCACATGATTCCATCTTATCAAGAGGATTTTGGCAATCGGTACATTGCTTTTGGACAGTGGCAACTTGTTTGCCCATTTCTGGCCAGTAATAGCCTAACCGCTGGAGGCGCCTGTAGAGACTGACAGAACCGCTGGGGCCACAAGatttttcatgaacttcttTTAATCGCTCAGTGGACTCACCAGGGCTCAAGCATCTAGCTAGAACTCCTCCAGGTAGCTTTTTGTATAATTCCCTTGCCATTAGAGCATAATCTTTGAGTATCTTCAAACGATCCTTCTCATCCGGTGATAATAGTGCTTCTTTAATGGAAGATCGCCAGTCTGTATGTCCCAGCAGTTGATCAGAGAATTCTTCCTTTAGCATTTGTACCACTGGGATAGGCCTTTTTACAAAAGTGACATCTGTAGTTGCACCTTCAAAACTGATTTTTGATCCCAATCTGGCTAGAGCATCGGCAAAGCGATTGTCGGACCTTAGGGAGTGTTCAATATTGAATTCTTCAAAAGAGTCCTCCAACCTTTGGGCCATAGCTCTATATAGAGCTAAAGATGGTTCTTTGAGTGCAAAATCTCCTCTAGCTTGGCAGACAACCAGATTTGAGTCTCCAATTACTCGAAGATGTTTGATGCCCATTTCACGAGCTACCACTAGGCTCGTGAGATATGCTTCATATTCAGCCATATTATTAGTGCATGGAAAATCAAGCTTGAATGACATACTCACTATTTCTCTGGTGCTATTGGATAAGACTATTCCAGCCCCTCCTTTAAAAGTAGTGGAGGATCCATCAAAATGTAAAATCCAAGCCGCCCTAGCTGTTTCCACCAGTGCAACTGCTGGCAATTCTCTAGGTACATCATCAGTAATGTCCCAGCTGTCTTTTCCGGGAAAGTTTGCCAATAAATCAGCGATGGCTTGACCCCTTACAGCTGTTGGAGTGATTGCTATGATCTTAAACTCAGATAGTTGCAAGAGCCATTGTGCTAGCCTTCCAGAAAGAACCGATCACCTTAAGAGTCAGTGGATTGGATGAGATTTTGTTAAGAGCTGTACCGTGTGAGTTAGCAGATAATGGCGCAGTTGCTGGACA of Quercus lobata isolate SW786 chromosome 8, ValleyOak3.0 Primary Assembly, whole genome shotgun sequence contains these proteins:
- the LOC115956301 gene encoding uncharacterized protein LOC115956301, whose translation is MTKLPTVCAPVPGKPLKLYLATNNEAIGALIAQNDQEEIERPVYYVSRKLKDVETRYLRAEKAYLTLIYAVQQLRHYLLTHTIIAITPTAVRGQAIADLLANFPGKDSWDITDDVPRELPAVALVETARAAWILHFDGSSTTFKGGAGIVLSNSTREIVSMSFKLDFPCTNNMAEYEAYLTSLVVAREMGIKHLRVIGDSNLVVCQARGDFALKEPSLALYRAMAQRLEDSFEEFNIEHSLRSDNRFADALARLGSKISFEGATTDVTFVKRPIPVVQMLKEEFSDQLLGHTDWRSSIKEALLSPDEKDRLKILKDYALMARELYKKLPGGVLARCLSPGESTERLKEVHEKSCGPSGSVSLYRRLQRLGYYWPEMGKQVATVQKQCTDCQNPLDKMESCAIFTTNDWRVPFLEYLIEGILPDNHEEAYRLKKLATRYFVEGGILFRKGFNGEPLRCLRTSEAQSIMQEVHAGECGDHQGKRRLLQQLLNLGYFWPTMKQDASECVKTCHTCQVHQPSKHDDSLAISYLGA